From Phragmites australis chromosome 5, lpPhrAust1.1, whole genome shotgun sequence, a single genomic window includes:
- the LOC133919164 gene encoding protein FAR1-RELATED SEQUENCE 5-like isoform X2, producing MRSVQQGANTTYTGMMEEIISSQEERRLQKAWQDDNISFTHLLLGNNNYEEFSAFTQQEREGEREDGNWQIDIFDNLQIEQVQRESIDEGQSSAGIATSTSIESDTGTLEQATYSQINNDEQENGSQEITEEQIESFLKSELLAASEGNNADIDSKYTPVIGQEFKTKDEAHHYFSFYAFLAGFKVVITHTVRTTSRKKNNEIFKQEMKCNKYGKESKKKNEKEEQQEEGQNANKGPKRNTNVDIKTDCPVVMVVKETNGIWRVTRLDLDHNHALSPGSRNQLFSGHKYMTEMEKSLIRTLNNNNIETRKMIAILSCLRGGVTVSPYDKKAISNFRTKINREVSGNDLMQTFEYFRKKQSEDRAFFFKFDLDEDKKVKNMFWSDSSSVQYYADYGDLVSFDTTFLTNRYNLPCSPFVGITGHGQTCLFGCAFLSDERTETFTWVFETFLEAMGGKNPKTIITDQDGAMRSAIKKVFPNSIHRNCLFHIKKKCYDKNIKVFGKKDNENLCEEFEDIVNNSVTREEFETLWQQMITNYKLENNKYFNKMWQMRDRFIPVFFKENFCPFLQSTAISEGTNSRFKNNIGPTYSIMSFLKEYQRIVDTINSSEAFEDSISREKRPKELWGEYYIEKQGQEMYNRKIFRKFQLEVKATSRLSYKEKEEGKIYEVYQKPNHPQKEYRPRKYVVITDLKNEDFSCICGKFQKDGILCSHILKVIVEEDISRIPEKYILERWRKKDKRVMIHRTVGTKKSHQLLRFNVLSRKSALLSSKGSYNDDTCDYLVQEFDRIEKDLDSMINNEARNIIPEDELESSHVMDLTAQSISDNITGRNQDEADFEILDPDRIKQKGRPPKPRRLKTFVEEKKEKLAKEAEQNERKIAKQNERKKMQQQSKHKKDESTSPNGKTKKKRKKGSGISADNTQG from the exons ATGAGATCTGTACAACAGGGAGCAAACACAACATATACAGGAATGATGGAAGAAATAATTAGTTcacaagaagaaagaagacTACAAAAGGCATGGCAG gacgATAATATTTCATTCACACATCTACTACTTGGAAACAACAACTATGAG gaatTTTCAGCATTCACACAACAAGAGAGAGAAGGCGAACGAGAAGACGGCAATTGGCAAATTGATATCTTTGACAATCTACAAATAGAACAG GTTCAGAGAGAATCAATAGATGAAGGACAATCATCAGCAGGAATTGCTACATCAACAAGCATTGAATCAGATACAGGAACATTAGAGCAGGCAACATATTCACAGATCAACAATGATGAACAAGAGAATGGTAGCCAAGAAATAACAGAAGAACAAATTGAATCGTTTTTGAAAAGTGAACTACTTGCAGCTTCAGAAGGGAACAATGCAGATATAGATAGTAAATACACACCTGTAATTGGACAGGAATTCAAGACCAAGGATGAAGCGCACCACTACTTTAGCTTCTATGCATTCCTTGCTGGATTTAAAGTTGTCATCACACATACTGTGAGAACAACAagcagaaagaaaaataatgagatTTTCAAGCAGGAAATGAAATGTAACAAGTATGGgaaagaatcaaagaagaagaatgagaaggaagagcaacaagaagaaggacaGAATGCAAACAAAGGAccaaaaagaaacacaaatgtGGATATCAAAACAGACTGTCCAGTAGTAATGGTGGTTAAGGAAACAAATGGTATTTGGAGGGTAACAAGGCTAGATTTGGATCACAATCATGCCCTAAGTCCTGGATCAAGAAATCAACTTTTTAGTGGCCACAAATATATGACAGAAATGGAGAAATCATTGATCAGAACACTGAATAACAACAACATTGAGACTAGAAAGATGATTGCGATACTATCATGTCTTAGAGGAGGTGTAACAGTTTCTCCATATGACAAGAAAGCAATAAGCAATTTCAGAACAAAGATAAACAGAGAAGTATCTGGAAATGATTTGATGCAGACTTTTGAATATTTTAGAAAGAAGCAATCTGAGGACCGAGCTTTCTTCTTCAAATTCGATTTAGATGAAGATAAGAAGGTTAAAAATATGTTTTGGAGTGACTCATCATCAGTTCAGTACTATGCAGATTATGGGGATTTAGTAAGCTTTGACACAACATTCTTGACAAATAGATACAATTTACCTTGTAGTCCATTTGTTGGTATAACAGGACATGGGCAAACTTGCTTGTTCGGTTGTGCTTTCTTATCAGATGAAAGAACTGAAACCTTTACATGGGTGTTCGAAACTTTCCTTGAAGCCATGGGAGGCAAGAATCCAAAAACAATAATAACAGATCAAGATGGAGCTATGAGGTCAGCAATTAAAAAGGTATTTCCAAATAGTATTCACAGAAACTGCTTGTTCCACatcaagaagaagtgctacgaCAAAAATATCAAGGTCTTTGGGAAAAAGGACAATGAAAATCTATGTGAAGAGTTTGAAGATATAGTTAACAATTCAGTGACAAGGGAAGAATTTGAAACATTGTGGCAACAAATGATAACAAACTATAAACTAGAGAACAATAAATACTTCAACAAAATGTGGCAGATGAGAGACAGATTCATACCGGTTTTCTTCAAAGAAAACTTTTGCCCATTCCTTCAGAGCACAGCAATAAGCGAAGGAACAAATTCAAGATTCAAGAATAACATTGGACCGACATACAGCATAATGAGCTTCCTGAAAGAATATCAGAGAATAGTAGACACAATTAATAGTTCAGAAGCATTTGAGGACAGTATTAGCAGAGAAAAAAGGCCTAAAGAGTTATGGGGAGAGTATTACATTGAAAAGCAAGGCCAGGAAATGTACAacagaaaaatatttagaaagtTTCAACTAGAAGTGAAGGCTACATCAAGACTAAGctacaaggaaaaagaagaaggaaagatctATGAAGTTTATCAAAAACCGAACCATCCTCAAAAGGAATACAGGCCAAGAAAATATGTAGTGATAACGGACCTTAAAAATGAAGACTTTAGCTGCATATGCGGGAAATTCCAAAAGGATGGTATTCTGTGCTCACACATCCTAAAAGTAATTGTTGAAGAAGACATTAGCAGAATACCAGAAAAGTACATATTGGAGAGATGGAGGAAAAAGGATAAGAGGGTAATGATACATAGAACAGTTGGAACAAAAAAATCTCATCAACTATTAAGATTCAATGTACTATCAAGAAAATCAGCATTGCTATCATCAAAAGGGTCATACAATGATGATACATGTGATTACCTTGTGCAAGAGTTTGATAGGATTGAGAAAGACCTAGACTCAATGATTAATAATGAAGCAAGAAATATCATCCCTGAAGATGAACTTGAAAGTTCGCATGTGATGGATCTAACAGCACAAAGTATTTCTGACAACATAACTGGAAGAAACCAAGACGAAGCAGATTTTGAGATCCTTGATCCAGACAgaataaaacaaaaaggaaGACCACCAAAACCAAGAAGACTGAAAACATTCGtagaagagaagaaggaaaaattgGCCAAGGAAGCAGAGCAGAATGAAAGGAAAATAGCAAAGCAgaatgaaaggaaaaaaatgcagCAGCAATCAAAGCATAAGAAAGACGAATCAACCA GTCCTAACGGaaagacaaaaaagaagagaaagaaaggatcGGGCATTAGTGCAGACAATACTCAAGGATGA
- the LOC133919164 gene encoding protein FAR1-RELATED SEQUENCE 5-like isoform X1, with protein MRSVQQGANTTYTGMMEEIISSQEERRLQKAWQDDNISFTHLLLGNNNYEENIANLDRNNDTINYNDHSISYHEEFSAFTQQEREGEREDGNWQIDIFDNLQIEQVQRESIDEGQSSAGIATSTSIESDTGTLEQATYSQINNDEQENGSQEITEEQIESFLKSELLAASEGNNADIDSKYTPVIGQEFKTKDEAHHYFSFYAFLAGFKVVITHTVRTTSRKKNNEIFKQEMKCNKYGKESKKKNEKEEQQEEGQNANKGPKRNTNVDIKTDCPVVMVVKETNGIWRVTRLDLDHNHALSPGSRNQLFSGHKYMTEMEKSLIRTLNNNNIETRKMIAILSCLRGGVTVSPYDKKAISNFRTKINREVSGNDLMQTFEYFRKKQSEDRAFFFKFDLDEDKKVKNMFWSDSSSVQYYADYGDLVSFDTTFLTNRYNLPCSPFVGITGHGQTCLFGCAFLSDERTETFTWVFETFLEAMGGKNPKTIITDQDGAMRSAIKKVFPNSIHRNCLFHIKKKCYDKNIKVFGKKDNENLCEEFEDIVNNSVTREEFETLWQQMITNYKLENNKYFNKMWQMRDRFIPVFFKENFCPFLQSTAISEGTNSRFKNNIGPTYSIMSFLKEYQRIVDTINSSEAFEDSISREKRPKELWGEYYIEKQGQEMYNRKIFRKFQLEVKATSRLSYKEKEEGKIYEVYQKPNHPQKEYRPRKYVVITDLKNEDFSCICGKFQKDGILCSHILKVIVEEDISRIPEKYILERWRKKDKRVMIHRTVGTKKSHQLLRFNVLSRKSALLSSKGSYNDDTCDYLVQEFDRIEKDLDSMINNEARNIIPEDELESSHVMDLTAQSISDNITGRNQDEADFEILDPDRIKQKGRPPKPRRLKTFVEEKKEKLAKEAEQNERKIAKQNERKKMQQQSKHKKDESTSPNGKTKKKRKKGSGISADNTQG; from the exons ATGAGATCTGTACAACAGGGAGCAAACACAACATATACAGGAATGATGGAAGAAATAATTAGTTcacaagaagaaagaagacTACAAAAGGCATGGCAG gacgATAATATTTCATTCACACATCTACTACTTGGAAACAACAACTATGAG GAAAACATCGCAAATCTGGATAGGAACAATGATACAATAAATTACAACGATCATTCAATTTCATATCATGAG gaatTTTCAGCATTCACACAACAAGAGAGAGAAGGCGAACGAGAAGACGGCAATTGGCAAATTGATATCTTTGACAATCTACAAATAGAACAG GTTCAGAGAGAATCAATAGATGAAGGACAATCATCAGCAGGAATTGCTACATCAACAAGCATTGAATCAGATACAGGAACATTAGAGCAGGCAACATATTCACAGATCAACAATGATGAACAAGAGAATGGTAGCCAAGAAATAACAGAAGAACAAATTGAATCGTTTTTGAAAAGTGAACTACTTGCAGCTTCAGAAGGGAACAATGCAGATATAGATAGTAAATACACACCTGTAATTGGACAGGAATTCAAGACCAAGGATGAAGCGCACCACTACTTTAGCTTCTATGCATTCCTTGCTGGATTTAAAGTTGTCATCACACATACTGTGAGAACAACAagcagaaagaaaaataatgagatTTTCAAGCAGGAAATGAAATGTAACAAGTATGGgaaagaatcaaagaagaagaatgagaaggaagagcaacaagaagaaggacaGAATGCAAACAAAGGAccaaaaagaaacacaaatgtGGATATCAAAACAGACTGTCCAGTAGTAATGGTGGTTAAGGAAACAAATGGTATTTGGAGGGTAACAAGGCTAGATTTGGATCACAATCATGCCCTAAGTCCTGGATCAAGAAATCAACTTTTTAGTGGCCACAAATATATGACAGAAATGGAGAAATCATTGATCAGAACACTGAATAACAACAACATTGAGACTAGAAAGATGATTGCGATACTATCATGTCTTAGAGGAGGTGTAACAGTTTCTCCATATGACAAGAAAGCAATAAGCAATTTCAGAACAAAGATAAACAGAGAAGTATCTGGAAATGATTTGATGCAGACTTTTGAATATTTTAGAAAGAAGCAATCTGAGGACCGAGCTTTCTTCTTCAAATTCGATTTAGATGAAGATAAGAAGGTTAAAAATATGTTTTGGAGTGACTCATCATCAGTTCAGTACTATGCAGATTATGGGGATTTAGTAAGCTTTGACACAACATTCTTGACAAATAGATACAATTTACCTTGTAGTCCATTTGTTGGTATAACAGGACATGGGCAAACTTGCTTGTTCGGTTGTGCTTTCTTATCAGATGAAAGAACTGAAACCTTTACATGGGTGTTCGAAACTTTCCTTGAAGCCATGGGAGGCAAGAATCCAAAAACAATAATAACAGATCAAGATGGAGCTATGAGGTCAGCAATTAAAAAGGTATTTCCAAATAGTATTCACAGAAACTGCTTGTTCCACatcaagaagaagtgctacgaCAAAAATATCAAGGTCTTTGGGAAAAAGGACAATGAAAATCTATGTGAAGAGTTTGAAGATATAGTTAACAATTCAGTGACAAGGGAAGAATTTGAAACATTGTGGCAACAAATGATAACAAACTATAAACTAGAGAACAATAAATACTTCAACAAAATGTGGCAGATGAGAGACAGATTCATACCGGTTTTCTTCAAAGAAAACTTTTGCCCATTCCTTCAGAGCACAGCAATAAGCGAAGGAACAAATTCAAGATTCAAGAATAACATTGGACCGACATACAGCATAATGAGCTTCCTGAAAGAATATCAGAGAATAGTAGACACAATTAATAGTTCAGAAGCATTTGAGGACAGTATTAGCAGAGAAAAAAGGCCTAAAGAGTTATGGGGAGAGTATTACATTGAAAAGCAAGGCCAGGAAATGTACAacagaaaaatatttagaaagtTTCAACTAGAAGTGAAGGCTACATCAAGACTAAGctacaaggaaaaagaagaaggaaagatctATGAAGTTTATCAAAAACCGAACCATCCTCAAAAGGAATACAGGCCAAGAAAATATGTAGTGATAACGGACCTTAAAAATGAAGACTTTAGCTGCATATGCGGGAAATTCCAAAAGGATGGTATTCTGTGCTCACACATCCTAAAAGTAATTGTTGAAGAAGACATTAGCAGAATACCAGAAAAGTACATATTGGAGAGATGGAGGAAAAAGGATAAGAGGGTAATGATACATAGAACAGTTGGAACAAAAAAATCTCATCAACTATTAAGATTCAATGTACTATCAAGAAAATCAGCATTGCTATCATCAAAAGGGTCATACAATGATGATACATGTGATTACCTTGTGCAAGAGTTTGATAGGATTGAGAAAGACCTAGACTCAATGATTAATAATGAAGCAAGAAATATCATCCCTGAAGATGAACTTGAAAGTTCGCATGTGATGGATCTAACAGCACAAAGTATTTCTGACAACATAACTGGAAGAAACCAAGACGAAGCAGATTTTGAGATCCTTGATCCAGACAgaataaaacaaaaaggaaGACCACCAAAACCAAGAAGACTGAAAACATTCGtagaagagaagaaggaaaaattgGCCAAGGAAGCAGAGCAGAATGAAAGGAAAATAGCAAAGCAgaatgaaaggaaaaaaatgcagCAGCAATCAAAGCATAAGAAAGACGAATCAACCA GTCCTAACGGaaagacaaaaaagaagagaaagaaaggatcGGGCATTAGTGCAGACAATACTCAAGGATGA